The region TGGTAAAAGAGGCTTTTTCAGTTGCAGAGGCTGATCTGAACACGAAGGTCCTTGAGTTCCTGCAGTCGGCAACGGCGGTGAACCTCGTAGAGGCAGATATCATCGTGACAGGCGGCAGGGGCGTAGGCAATGAAGAAGGCTTTACCCTCATTAAGGAACTGGCAGATTTACTGGGTGCCGCGGTAGGGGCCTCCCGTGCGGCAGTCGATTCAGGCTGGATACCGTACGAGCACCAGGTCGGACAGACAGGCAAGACCGTGAAGCCGAAGATCTACATTGCCTGCGGTGTCTCCGGTGCTATTCAGCACCTCGCCGGTATGCGGACATCCGATTGTATCGTCGCGGTCAATAAAGA is a window of Syntrophorhabdaceae bacterium DNA encoding:
- a CDS encoding electron transfer flavoprotein subunit alpha/FixB family protein, which codes for VKEAFSVAEADLNTKVLEFLQSATAVNLVEADIIVTGGRGVGNEEGFTLIKELADLLGAAVGASRAAVDSGWIPYEHQVGQTGKTVKPKIYIACGVSGAIQHLAGMRTSDCIVAVNKDPDAPIFKAATFGIVGDYKQVVPKLIEKFKSKLGK